Proteins encoded together in one Cydia pomonella isolate Wapato2018A chromosome 10, ilCydPomo1, whole genome shotgun sequence window:
- the LOC133521893 gene encoding uncharacterized protein LOC133521893 produces MRNLLRVSAFLLLVAATCCVPAPAFRRDNSLTVDDKKEQTTHELLSSLGLKKLMVPAAHHRKRVAEQGRRHATGDSRMFVIKLPPNTSYYTHADPAPAAARTLPLQMTGNGKPARVYHWNLPVLQKLAKDRPQARFDDDVVDVESTPTWPKGMNNHPNSLDSLAYYVPDKKTSFRKYFSGNGKPKSFYVLKKNKNSAQYHRLLP; encoded by the coding sequence GGTATCGGCATTCCTGCTACTAGTGGCGGCGACATGCTGCGTCCCCGCCCCGGCCTTCCGGCGCGACAACAGCCTTACTGTCGACGACAAGAAGGAACAGACCACACACGAGCTGCTTAGCTCTTTAGGCCTCAAGAAACTCATGGTGCCCGCCGCTCACCACAGGAAACGAGTCGCCGAACAAGGCAGGCGGCATGCCACCGGAGACTCCAGGATGTTCGTCATCAAACTACCACCGAATACCAGCTACTACACCCACGCTGACCCTGCTCCAGCCGCAGCCAGAACCCTACCCCTACAAATGACTGGCAACGGCAAACCAGCTCGAGTATACCATTGGAACCTCCCTGTCCTCCAAAAACTAGCAAAAGACAGACCACAGGCACGATTCGACGACGACGTCGTCGACGTCGAAAGCACGCCGACGTGGCCCAAAGGCATGAACAACCATCCGAACTCATTAGACTCTTTAGCGTACTACGTTCCCGACAAGAAAACCTCGTTCAGAAAATACTTCTCAGGAAACGGGAAGCCCAAATCTTTCTATGTCCTAAAGAAAAACAAGAATTCGGCGCAGTATCATAGACTACTGCCATAA